A single genomic interval of Nostoc commune NIES-4072 harbors:
- the nadC gene encoding carboxylating nicotinate-nucleotide diphosphorylase, which translates to MSNSGVLPPRLVLDPLLHGWLLEDIGRGDRTTNSLLVQDVTLGSARWIAKASGIIAGLPVAARVFQILNEKVSFMAVTAEGAWCEPGQVVAEIHGSLDALLMGERVALNLAMRLSGIATLTNIYVEKIADLNAQLVDTRKTTPGLRLLEKYATALGGAINHRMGLDDAVMIKDNHIAAAGGIGEAVTRIRSQIPYPLTIEVETESLKQVKEALQHNVDIIMLDNMPVDMMHDAVQLIRQQDSRVKIEASGNVTLETIRGVAEMGVDYISSSAPITQSKWLDLSMKILL; encoded by the coding sequence GTGAGTAATTCTGGTGTTTTACCGCCAAGGCTGGTTTTAGATCCTCTGTTACATGGCTGGTTGTTGGAGGATATTGGCAGGGGCGATCGCACTACTAATTCGTTACTTGTACAAGATGTGACGCTCGGCTCGGCTAGATGGATTGCAAAAGCTTCTGGGATTATTGCTGGCTTACCAGTTGCTGCTAGGGTATTTCAGATTTTGAATGAAAAAGTCAGTTTTATGGCGGTTACGGCTGAAGGTGCATGGTGTGAGCCGGGACAGGTTGTAGCTGAAATTCATGGTTCGCTGGATGCCCTACTCATGGGGGAACGGGTCGCGCTCAACTTGGCTATGCGCTTGAGTGGGATTGCTACCTTGACTAATATATATGTAGAGAAAATTGCCGATTTAAATGCTCAGTTGGTGGATACGCGTAAAACGACACCAGGGCTGAGACTGTTGGAAAAGTACGCGACTGCTTTGGGTGGGGCGATTAATCACCGTATGGGGTTGGATGATGCGGTAATGATTAAGGATAATCACATTGCGGCGGCTGGGGGAATTGGAGAAGCTGTTACCCGTATTCGTTCTCAGATTCCTTATCCCTTGACTATAGAGGTAGAGACGGAAAGTTTAAAGCAGGTAAAAGAAGCTTTGCAGCACAACGTTGACATTATCATGTTAGACAATATGCCTGTAGATATGATGCATGACGCAGTGCAGTTGATTCGCCAGCAGGATAGCCGGGTGAAAATTGAAGCTTCTGGGAATGTGACTTTGGAAACTATTCGCGGTGTAGCAGAGATGGGTGTTGACTATATTTCTAGCAGTGCGCCGATTACTCAATCGAAGTGGTTGGATTTAAGTATGAAGATTCTACTCTAA